The Ktedonobacterales bacterium genome has a segment encoding these proteins:
- a CDS encoding inorganic pyrophosphatase, translating to MDHTDFWHKLDTLIAASTLKIDRPKGSTHPRYPDFLYPLDYGYLEGTTSADGGGIDVWIGSLPEKSLTALLCAVDLEKRDSEIKLLLGCTPHEAQRLLAIHNNGTQSAILLERPGEA from the coding sequence ATGGACCACACTGACTTCTGGCACAAACTCGATACGCTAATAGCTGCCTCCACGCTCAAAATTGATCGCCCCAAAGGGTCAACGCATCCCCGCTACCCGGACTTTCTCTATCCGCTTGACTATGGCTACTTGGAGGGAACGACCTCTGCCGATGGCGGCGGGATTGATGTATGGATAGGAAGCCTGCCAGAAAAGTCTCTCACCGCCCTTCTCTGCGCGGTGGACCTGGAAAAGCGCGATTCAGAGATCAAGCTGCTGCTGGGCTGCACACCACACGAAGCGCAGCGCCTGCTCGCTATCCATAACAACGGCACGCAATCAGCAATCCTGTTAGAGCGTCCAGGTGAAGCATAG
- a CDS encoding aminotransferase class I/II-fold pyridoxal phosphate-dependent enzyme, with product MSENPPNWNLETLLVHTGEHQAPQDVARQGMPTSLPIYASATFVHDDADALDSAFEPPAPDAPPVFSYSRHGNPTVAGLEQALAAAECGKGAVAFGSGMAALYAALLAAGLAPGETIIAANNLYGASTGMLRKIFAPQGARVILRDLTDTAATCQAIEEEQPTVVLLETISNPLLQVCDLPTIAEAGRKVGAVIVVDSTFTTPILLRPLEQGADIVVHSATKYLGGHGDALGGVAIANTSYHLSAITSNLRMLGGVLSPFEARLISRGLKTLALRMERHCANAASVARWLAQDARVSCVYYPGLPTHPQHELASRLLRNGLYGGMVSFEIRNADRAAVHRFMDALRLCLCGTSLGDVYSLISYSARSSHRDLTPAQRAEQGISDGLVRLSVGIEHPNDIIADLDQALAAIQTEV from the coding sequence ATGAGCGAAAACCCGCCGAACTGGAATCTGGAAACCCTGCTGGTGCATACCGGCGAGCATCAGGCTCCCCAGGATGTCGCCCGACAGGGCATGCCCACCAGCCTGCCGATTTACGCCTCCGCCACCTTCGTGCATGACGACGCCGACGCGCTCGACTCAGCCTTTGAGCCGCCCGCGCCCGACGCGCCGCCTGTCTTCAGTTACTCGCGTCATGGCAACCCGACGGTGGCCGGGCTGGAGCAAGCTCTGGCGGCGGCAGAGTGTGGTAAAGGCGCGGTGGCGTTTGGCTCAGGCATGGCCGCGCTCTATGCCGCGCTGCTGGCCGCCGGGCTGGCCCCAGGCGAAACTATCATTGCCGCCAACAATCTCTACGGCGCTTCCACCGGCATGCTCCGCAAAATCTTCGCCCCGCAGGGCGCGCGCGTCATTCTGCGCGACCTCACCGATACTGCCGCGACCTGCCAGGCTATCGAGGAAGAGCAGCCCACCGTCGTCCTGCTGGAAACCATCTCCAACCCGCTCTTACAGGTCTGTGACCTGCCAACTATTGCCGAAGCCGGGCGCAAGGTTGGCGCGGTGATCGTCGTTGACAGTACCTTTACCACCCCCATTCTGCTGCGCCCGCTGGAGCAGGGGGCCGACATCGTAGTTCACAGCGCCACTAAATACCTGGGTGGACATGGCGACGCGCTTGGCGGCGTTGCCATCGCCAACACCAGCTACCATCTCTCAGCGATCACCAGCAACCTGCGTATGCTTGGTGGTGTCCTCAGCCCATTCGAGGCGCGCCTGATCTCGCGTGGATTAAAAACGCTCGCCCTGCGGATGGAACGGCACTGCGCCAACGCCGCCAGCGTGGCGCGCTGGCTGGCCCAGGACGCCAGGGTAAGCTGTGTCTACTATCCTGGCTTGCCAACGCATCCCCAGCACGAACTGGCGAGCCGCTTGCTGCGTAACGGCCTTTATGGAGGCATGGTTTCGTTTGAGATTCGCAATGCTGACCGCGCCGCCGTCCACCGCTTCATGGACGCGCTGCGCCTGTGCCTGTGTGGGACTAGCCTGGGGGATGTATATAGCCTGATCTCCTATTCGGCCAGGTCTTCACACCGCGACCTGACGCCCGCGCAGCGCGCCGAACAAGGCATCAGCGATGGGTTGGTGCGCCTCTCGGTTGGCATCGAGCATCCCAATGACATCATTGCCGATCTCGACCAGGCGCTGGCCGCCATCCAGACCGAAGTATAA
- a CDS encoding PAC2 family protein, with protein sequence MANEAGQEHDAAREEPLSEALHITELPELQNPLLIAAFAGWNDAAGAASWAVHFLVDRWGARRFAEIDAEEFFAFTDTRPQTRLTGGVVREITWPGNEFYYARRPEPPEGATRPRRRAEPSRDVILLMGTEPNLRWKTFTRIITGVCRRLNVAQVALLGGLLADVPHTRPVPITAASTTNQLAEELARMGMGGSKYQGPTGILGVLHDACRQEHISALSLWGAAPHYLTVSPNLQVSVALLARLNEVLGLRVNLRELQLGATRFQERVSAVVAQDQEAANYVRQLEERLNSGADEDIVPLIEAEPGVAGESQPPRPSGDLPSAEVLIQDIEELLRQNRRGDSSDDEGAEADE encoded by the coding sequence ATGGCAAACGAAGCTGGACAGGAACACGATGCCGCGCGAGAAGAACCCTTGTCGGAGGCGCTGCATATCACTGAGCTTCCTGAGTTGCAGAATCCATTGCTGATCGCTGCTTTTGCTGGATGGAACGATGCAGCGGGGGCCGCGAGTTGGGCAGTGCATTTCCTGGTAGATCGCTGGGGCGCCCGACGCTTTGCGGAGATTGATGCTGAAGAATTTTTTGCCTTTACCGATACGCGCCCGCAGACACGCCTGACCGGCGGGGTGGTGCGCGAGATTACCTGGCCGGGCAACGAGTTTTATTACGCGCGCCGCCCTGAGCCACCAGAGGGTGCAACGCGCCCGCGCCGTCGCGCCGAGCCATCGCGCGATGTGATTCTGTTGATGGGTACGGAGCCAAATCTGCGCTGGAAAACCTTTACCCGCATAATCACTGGTGTGTGCCGTCGGCTGAATGTTGCGCAGGTAGCTCTGCTGGGGGGCTTACTGGCGGATGTACCGCATACACGTCCGGTGCCGATTACGGCTGCTTCCACGACGAACCAACTGGCCGAAGAACTGGCGCGTATGGGCATGGGCGGCTCGAAATATCAGGGACCAACTGGCATCCTGGGTGTGCTGCACGATGCCTGCCGCCAGGAGCATATCTCTGCGCTGAGCCTGTGGGGGGCTGCCCCGCATTACCTGACGGTTTCGCCGAACCTGCAAGTCTCGGTGGCGCTGCTGGCGCGGCTCAATGAGGTGTTGGGGCTGCGGGTAAATCTGCGCGAACTCCAGTTGGGCGCCACCCGCTTTCAAGAGCGGGTTTCGGCGGTGGTGGCGCAAGATCAGGAAGCGGCCAATTATGTGCGCCAGCTTGAAGAACGCCTCAATTCCGGGGCTGACGAGGACATCGTTCCGCTTATAGAGGCTGAGCCTGGCGTTGCTGGTGAGTCGCAGCCGCCGCGCCCCTCTGGCGATCTGCCCAGCGCCGAGGTCTTGATTCAGGACATCGAAGAACTGCTGCGCCAGAACCGGCGCGGCGACTCATCTGATGACGAGGGCGCTGAGGCCGACGAGTAG
- a CDS encoding glycerate kinase: MKIIIAPQALKGSLDAAQAAQAIARGLQRAWPDAQYILLPVADGGEGTVRALVEAAGGQIIPTGVTGPLGKSVESFFGILAAPVAGAPPTAVIEMAAAAGLPLVPPAQRDPRITTTRGVGELMLQALDAGYRRFIIGIGGSATNDGGAGMAQALGAALLDEYGAELPPGGAALARLSRVVVTGLDPRLHESSILVACDVTNPLCGPTGASAIYGPQKGATPAIVAELDAALAHYAAILHRDLGQDVRDVPGAGAAGGLGAGLLAFLNATLTPGAPLILDTLRLDDHLREAALLFTAEGRLDGQTLYGKTVAAVAARAQAQDVPVIALAGSLGAGYEAIYQIGGSAIIPLPDAPISLKTALRRADSLLAAAAERAARLIIIGRQMSPGS, from the coding sequence ATGAAAATCATCATTGCGCCCCAGGCCCTCAAAGGCAGCCTTGACGCCGCCCAGGCGGCCCAGGCTATCGCGCGAGGCTTGCAGCGCGCCTGGCCCGACGCGCAGTATATTCTGCTGCCCGTCGCCGACGGTGGCGAAGGCACAGTACGGGCGCTCGTCGAGGCCGCTGGCGGGCAAATCATTCCGACCGGTGTCACCGGCCCGCTTGGCAAATCTGTTGAAAGCTTCTTCGGCATTCTGGCAGCCCCCGTCGCAGGCGCGCCGCCCACAGCCGTTATCGAAATGGCCGCCGCTGCCGGGCTGCCGCTTGTTCCCCCGGCACAGCGCGACCCACGCATCACTACGACACGCGGCGTCGGTGAACTGATGCTCCAGGCGCTGGATGCGGGCTACCGCCGCTTCATCATCGGCATTGGCGGCAGCGCCACCAACGACGGCGGCGCGGGCATGGCTCAGGCGCTGGGCGCGGCGCTGCTCGACGAATACGGCGCGGAACTCCCGCCAGGGGGGGCGGCGCTGGCCCGGCTCAGCAGAGTCGTGGTAACGGGCCTCGACCCGCGACTACACGAAAGCAGTATCCTCGTCGCCTGCGATGTCACCAATCCCCTCTGCGGGCCAACGGGCGCGTCGGCCATCTACGGCCCACAGAAAGGCGCGACGCCCGCCATCGTCGCAGAACTTGATGCCGCGCTGGCGCACTACGCTGCCATACTGCATCGTGACCTGGGACAAGACGTGCGCGATGTGCCTGGCGCGGGCGCGGCTGGCGGCCTGGGCGCGGGCCTGCTCGCCTTTCTCAACGCCACACTCACCCCTGGTGCGCCGCTCATCCTCGACACGCTGCGCCTGGACGACCATCTGCGCGAGGCGGCGCTGCTGTTCACCGCCGAGGGCCGTCTGGACGGGCAGACCCTCTATGGCAAGACCGTTGCGGCTGTGGCCGCTCGCGCGCAGGCCCAGGACGTACCCGTCATCGCCCTGGCCGGAAGCCTGGGCGCGGGCTATGAAGCGATCTATCAGATCGGGGGCAGTGCTATCATCCCCCTGCCCGATGCGCCCATATCCTTGAAAACAGCCCTACGTCGTGCCGACAGTCTGCTTGCCGCAGCCGCCGAACGCGCCGCGCGGCTCATCATAATTGGAAGGCAGATGTCCCCAGGGTCATAA
- a CDS encoding GNAT family N-acetyltransferase has protein sequence MLKIRRYQSADSDIVWELHDAALTPTGAHLGSDSWYDDLDQIEQAYLQNGGEFLVGEYEGKVVAMGALKQTSAERAEIKRMRVAPTYQGRGFGQAMLDALEQKAKELGYTTLHLDTGVKMVAAQRLYRKNGFREISKGSIADVEVIFFEKSIS, from the coding sequence ATGCTCAAGATCAGACGCTATCAGAGTGCAGACAGCGACATCGTATGGGAATTACACGACGCCGCATTGACGCCAACAGGCGCGCACCTCGGCAGCGACTCCTGGTACGATGATTTAGACCAGATCGAACAGGCGTACCTGCAAAACGGCGGGGAATTTCTGGTCGGCGAATACGAAGGCAAGGTGGTTGCTATGGGCGCATTGAAACAGACTTCAGCCGAGCGCGCCGAAATCAAAAGGATGCGTGTAGCGCCGACATACCAGGGGCGCGGATTCGGCCAGGCCATGCTGGACGCGCTGGAACAAAAAGCAAAAGAACTCGGCTATACAACGCTCCATCTGGATACCGGCGTCAAAATGGTCGCCGCCCAGCGACTCTACCGCAAAAACGGCTTTAGGGAAATCAGCAAAGGAAGCATCGCGGACGTAGAGGTAATCTTTTTTGAGAAAAGCATCTCCTGA
- a CDS encoding DinB family protein has product MLDFDGVRQGDQTLADLARNLSHADLHTLTDEMIDTVLAIIEEATAADVVFVPEDPDANDAFGASAEVNLPWTLGHVIVHATASSEEAAALGSALARGIEIEGRSRYETDWRTIRSVAQVRQRLEESRHMRHAFLDSWPYQPHLEVMYTGFASLGPMNATGRFLLGLMHEDSHLAQLREIMRQAHEGYSRVPSKERATSRLSGLLPFLRK; this is encoded by the coding sequence ATGCTGGATTTTGATGGGGTGCGCCAGGGGGATCAGACGCTGGCTGATCTGGCCCGTAACCTTTCCCATGCTGATCTGCACACGCTGACCGATGAAATGATTGATACGGTGCTGGCGATCATCGAGGAGGCGACAGCCGCCGATGTAGTGTTTGTGCCTGAAGACCCTGACGCTAATGATGCGTTTGGCGCCAGCGCAGAGGTAAATCTGCCCTGGACACTGGGCCATGTTATTGTCCACGCGACGGCTTCTTCTGAGGAGGCGGCTGCCCTGGGTTCGGCGCTGGCGCGGGGGATTGAGATCGAGGGCAGGTCGCGCTATGAGACGGATTGGCGAACGATCCGTTCGGTGGCGCAGGTGCGCCAGCGGCTGGAAGAGAGCCGCCATATGCGTCACGCCTTTCTGGATAGCTGGCCGTATCAGCCGCATCTTGAGGTCATGTATACCGGATTTGCGAGCTTGGGGCCGATGAACGCTACTGGCCGCTTTCTGCTGGGCTTGATGCACGAAGATTCGCACCTGGCGCAACTGCGCGAGATTATGCGCCAGGCCCATGAGGGGTACAGCCGGGTTCCGAGCAAAGAGCGCGCCACCAGCCGCCTGAGCGGTCTGCTGCCGTTCTTGCGCAAGTAG
- a CDS encoding sigma-70 family RNA polymerase sigma factor — MKAPSPGSEPDDSPAAALYRQHGPLIFAWLLKKIPAQEDAEDLLLEVFLAAFERNRLLAVPEEKRLAWLLSVAQHKLVDYYRLSSRRQQVPLDAVAATLEADEALAPEAVALRHERHANLRAALHGLSPIQQEVVRLRFGEGLRCAQIATVLGKREGAVRSLLWRALTLLRARYGGDQEGKDRDG; from the coding sequence ATGAAAGCACCTTCGCCTGGATCGGAACCGGATGATTCACCGGCAGCCGCGCTCTATCGGCAGCATGGGCCGCTGATCTTTGCCTGGCTGCTCAAGAAAATCCCTGCTCAGGAAGATGCGGAAGACCTGCTGCTTGAGGTCTTTTTGGCAGCCTTTGAGCGCAATCGCTTGCTTGCCGTCCCGGAAGAGAAGCGGCTAGCCTGGCTGCTGAGCGTCGCGCAGCACAAGCTGGTGGACTATTACCGGCTTTCCAGCCGACGCCAGCAGGTGCCACTGGACGCAGTGGCTGCCACGCTGGAAGCGGATGAGGCGCTGGCTCCCGAAGCAGTGGCTCTTCGCCACGAACGCCACGCCAACCTGCGCGCAGCCTTACACGGCTTATCACCGATTCAGCAAGAAGTGGTGCGGCTTCGCTTCGGGGAGGGTCTGCGCTGCGCCCAAATTGCCACAGTGCTAGGTAAGCGGGAAGGCGCGGTGCGCAGCCTGCTCTGGCGCGCCCTCACACTCTTGCGGGCGCGCTACGGGGGAGATCAGGAAGGAAAAGACCGCGATGGCTAA